The following are from one region of the Kiritimatiellia bacterium genome:
- a CDS encoding ArsR family transcriptional regulator, producing the protein MSILQLLIKHGELTVERVARELNLSPTTTSQYLRVLNARGLLAAKRNKRFVFYSLGADPSIAYTEALLNAVLQSLCKKKVAISGVFHVLTAFTHPRRVHIVKILCWKPMTPAQLVAAIGASPPAVLRHLDKLKSRGLVRRRRKRYLCCRPKDVLRRTLLRIIAQRR; encoded by the coding sequence TTGAGCATTCTCCAATTGTTGATCAAACATGGTGAACTCACCGTCGAACGCGTCGCCAGGGAGCTGAATCTGTCCCCGACGACAACGAGCCAGTATCTGCGAGTTCTGAACGCAAGAGGTTTGTTGGCGGCGAAGCGGAACAAACGCTTCGTGTTCTATTCGCTCGGCGCGGATCCATCCATAGCGTACACCGAGGCCCTGCTGAATGCGGTTTTGCAATCTCTTTGCAAGAAGAAGGTTGCAATATCCGGGGTGTTTCATGTTCTCACTGCATTTACCCACCCCCGGCGGGTGCACATTGTGAAGATTCTCTGCTGGAAACCAATGACTCCCGCACAATTGGTGGCCGCCATCGGCGCCTCTCCTCCCGCGGTTTTGCGCCACTTGGACAAACTGAAAAGCAGGGGTTTAGTGAGGCGCCGGCGGAAGCGGTATTTATGTTGCAGACCGAAAGATGTTCTTCGACGGACCCTGCTCCGTATCATCGCGCAGAGGCGTTGA
- a CDS encoding LemA family protein produces the protein MKKTLFTIVGIIVVLALMLISMYNKLVNLDENAGTAWAQVETVLQRRYDLIPNLVNTVKGYAAHESNLFEEITRLRSQWGEAKTTDQKAEAATQMEGALGRLMVVVENYPELKANQNFMALQDELTGTENRISVERRRFNEVVREYNMAVRRFPANLLAGLFGFDPKKSYFEATEGAEKAPTVAF, from the coding sequence GTGAAAAAGACCCTGTTCACCATCGTCGGCATCATCGTCGTCCTGGCCCTGATGCTCATCAGTATGTACAACAAGCTCGTTAACCTGGACGAGAACGCGGGCACGGCCTGGGCGCAGGTCGAGACCGTGCTGCAGCGCCGGTACGACCTGATCCCGAACCTGGTCAACACCGTCAAGGGCTACGCCGCCCACGAGAGCAACCTGTTCGAGGAGATCACCCGCCTGCGCAGCCAGTGGGGCGAGGCGAAGACGACCGACCAGAAAGCAGAAGCGGCCACGCAGATGGAAGGCGCGCTTGGCCGTCTGATGGTCGTAGTGGAAAACTACCCCGAACTGAAGGCCAACCAGAACTTCATGGCCTTGCAGGACGAACTGACCGGCACCGAGAACCGGATCTCGGTCGAGCGCCGCCGCTTCAACGAGGTGGTCCGGGAGTACAACATGGCCGTCCGCCGTTTCCCGGCGAATCTCCTGGCCGGCCTGTTCGGTTTCGATCCGAAGAAGAGTTACTTTGAGGCCACCGAGGGAGCCGAAAAGGCCCCGACGGTGGCTTTCTGA
- a CDS encoding TPM domain-containing protein: protein MKMRAGVFVLLCMAVVRTAGASDALLARLQPAGYLNDFAGLFDEPSRVKLETFLGELKTRTGAEVAVVTLKSLEGGVIDDFANRLFEKWGIGQKGKDNGALLLTAVEDRQVWIEVGYGLEGAIPDSKAGRILDEEVIPFFKENRYADGLTHGAVALALVAAQEAGVNLTSAAPAEISMSLTGAPPASASSGQALSGGAIAALAFVAVFIFILVLVGIFGKKMGAGEYRGGSDSHSSGGGRSSSSSSGGGSSFGGFGGGRSGGGGAGRSW from the coding sequence ATGAAAATGCGTGCCGGGGTTTTTGTTCTCTTGTGCATGGCGGTGGTCCGGACGGCGGGGGCTTCCGATGCCCTGTTGGCCCGGCTGCAACCCGCGGGATACCTCAACGATTTCGCGGGGCTCTTCGACGAACCCTCCCGGGTCAAACTGGAAACCTTCCTCGGGGAGCTGAAAACGCGGACGGGCGCCGAGGTGGCCGTGGTCACGCTGAAGAGCCTGGAAGGGGGCGTGATCGACGACTTTGCCAACCGCCTGTTCGAAAAGTGGGGCATCGGGCAGAAAGGGAAGGACAACGGCGCCTTGTTACTGACCGCCGTGGAGGACCGTCAGGTCTGGATCGAGGTGGGCTACGGGCTCGAGGGCGCGATTCCGGATTCCAAGGCGGGCCGGATCCTCGACGAGGAAGTGATCCCCTTCTTCAAGGAAAACCGGTATGCCGACGGCCTGACGCACGGCGCCGTGGCCCTCGCCCTGGTGGCCGCGCAGGAAGCCGGAGTGAACCTGACCTCGGCGGCTCCCGCGGAAATCAGCATGTCACTGACCGGCGCCCCCCCCGCTTCGGCGTCCAGTGGCCAGGCGCTATCCGGCGGGGCCATCGCGGCCCTGGCCTTCGTCGCCGTCTTCATCTTCATCCTGGTTCTGGTCGGGATATTCGGAAAGAAAATGGGCGCGGGCGAATACCGGGGCGGATCGGATTCCCATTCGTCCGGCGGGGGACGTTCCAGTTCAAGCAGCAGCGGGGGAGGCAGCAGCTTCGGCGGTTTTGGAGGCGGACGTTCGGGCGGCGGGGGGGCCGGCCGCAGTTGGTAA
- a CDS encoding diguanylate cyclase, translated as MNRPDQSMPSSAEEHEARLAESERRVQQLRAQLDATTQALKESEKNLRRMAHLDALTGLFNRRGLEQELRRACALSERRKQFLGLLVVDLDHFKMINDTHGHPVGDQVLRECADLLKDGLRVSDILCRYGGDEMIVVLPLADPDETRSVAERMLDAVRRHVFCVGRQNLHLTISIGAACCQPEAGSAADELLIEADQALYRAKQGGRDRAVFWAVRPTGPEPGTPITPGPGDAARPGRVMIVDDDERLASYMQRILEADGHQASFQTAGRPAREQMEKEAGTFDVALVDLYLQEESGWDLLQALRRQDDTLVGIVVTGAATMDNAVEALRSGAFDFIAKPFEPALLRAVVDRALRYRRLLLENRRYQLHLEEMVREKSAALIRALERLRTSYQFTLEALAAMLDAREKQTGEHSKRVAEITRLLARTMGVPEDQVDLMGQGALLHDIGKIGIPDHILLKDGPLSEEEWGIVRKHPEIGYRILRRSPELEQAAEIVRSHQERFDGRGYPRGLEGTEICLGARIFAVADAYDAIRATRPYAPGHSRAEALAEIQRHRGTQFDPAVVDALVRCLPEIEIQAWWPENPPGLD; from the coding sequence ATGAACAGGCCGGACCAGTCCATGCCCTCCTCCGCTGAAGAACACGAAGCCCGCCTGGCCGAGTCCGAGCGGCGGGTGCAGCAGCTCCGGGCACAACTGGACGCCACGACGCAGGCCCTGAAGGAGAGCGAAAAAAACCTGCGCCGCATGGCCCACCTGGACGCATTGACGGGATTATTCAACCGGCGAGGGCTGGAACAGGAATTGCGCCGCGCCTGCGCGCTCTCCGAGCGCCGGAAACAATTCCTGGGCCTGCTGGTCGTCGACCTGGATCACTTCAAGATGATCAACGACACGCACGGCCATCCCGTAGGCGACCAGGTGCTCCGGGAATGCGCGGACCTGCTGAAGGACGGGCTTCGCGTGTCGGATATCCTGTGCCGTTACGGCGGCGACGAGATGATCGTGGTCCTTCCCCTCGCCGACCCGGACGAGACCCGGTCCGTCGCGGAGCGCATGCTCGACGCAGTCCGCCGTCATGTCTTCTGCGTCGGGCGCCAGAACCTGCACCTGACGATCTCGATCGGCGCCGCGTGCTGCCAGCCCGAAGCCGGCAGTGCCGCCGATGAGCTGCTGATCGAGGCCGACCAGGCCCTCTACCGGGCCAAGCAGGGCGGCCGCGACCGGGCGGTATTCTGGGCGGTCCGGCCGACCGGCCCCGAACCCGGGACGCCCATCACGCCGGGCCCCGGCGATGCCGCGCGGCCCGGCCGTGTGATGATCGTGGACGATGACGAGCGCCTGGCCTCCTACATGCAGCGGATCCTGGAAGCCGACGGACACCAAGCGTCGTTCCAAACGGCCGGCCGGCCGGCGCGCGAGCAGATGGAAAAAGAGGCCGGGACCTTCGACGTGGCCCTCGTGGACCTGTATCTCCAGGAGGAAAGCGGATGGGACCTCCTCCAGGCCTTGCGGCGGCAGGACGATACGCTGGTCGGCATCGTGGTCACCGGCGCGGCGACGATGGACAACGCCGTGGAGGCGCTGCGGAGCGGGGCGTTCGACTTCATCGCCAAGCCTTTCGAGCCCGCGCTCCTGCGCGCCGTGGTGGACCGGGCGCTGCGGTACCGGCGCCTGCTGCTGGAAAACCGCCGGTACCAGCTTCACCTCGAAGAGATGGTGCGGGAAAAGAGCGCGGCGTTGATCCGGGCCCTGGAACGCCTCCGGACCTCCTACCAGTTCACGCTGGAGGCGCTGGCCGCCATGCTGGACGCGCGGGAAAAACAGACCGGCGAGCACAGCAAGCGCGTGGCGGAAATCACCCGCCTCCTCGCGAGGACGATGGGCGTGCCGGAAGACCAGGTGGACCTCATGGGCCAGGGCGCCCTGCTGCACGACATCGGCAAGATCGGCATCCCCGACCACATCCTGCTCAAGGACGGACCGCTGTCGGAAGAAGAATGGGGCATTGTCCGGAAACACCCGGAGATCGGCTACCGCATCCTGCGCCGCAGCCCGGAGCTGGAACAGGCGGCGGAAATCGTGCGCTCGCACCAGGAGCGGTTTGACGGCCGGGGGTATCCGCGCGGGCTGGAGGGGACGGAGATCTGCCTCGGGGCCCGGATCTTCGCCGTTGCGGACGCCTATGACGCCATCCGCGCCACCCGGCCGTACGCCCCCGGCCATTCCCGGGCGGAGGCCCTGGCCGAGATCCAGCGGCACCGCGGCACCCAGTTCGACCCGGCCGTGGTGGACGCGCTGGTCCGCTGCCTGCCGGAGATCGAGATCCAGGCGTGGTGGCCGGAAAACCCGCCGGGCCTGGATTGA
- a CDS encoding DUF3459 domain-containing protein, with protein sequence MKKWISSAILYQVNLRSLASRDPRNAIEAFKAAAGRPTESPLAYLSRHLPVIKKLGANVVYLLPPYPMGLHGRKGIGSPYSSRDFYSVEPECGSKEELADLVRRAHRMRLKVILDITPNHTARDHAWIASNPEFYVKAPNGEPFYDCDWSDTAKLDYTAPGLRREMIEVYHHWLSFLGPDADGQPDGVDGFRLDMAHFINDKSFWNEAMPELKARHPSRQLLFLAECYGTQNNMDLFARGINAAYDDDFYKTFSYLYGVDEEGRSVICPSPDAETNGDFLDKWEAFKARGIAGAVETALLNYESLLPPDEDSPRLARYTDNHDEGRGLYRAGPGAVRAMMQVAFLSGHSLPFILTGQEFGALNRPSIHSRIGLCDKGRRVRTPRGTRVEAGLEWEGNIFARTPEERSEWFRFYRDLIQLRLKNRELLRGRFQLLDAGEDVPPAERTVIAFERHLRRSALRCAVNLGPEPRALPPFCAPSGETVLYGQMVDGTLPPFSAIVVRAG encoded by the coding sequence ATGAAAAAATGGATTTCTTCCGCCATCCTCTACCAGGTCAACTTGCGGTCGCTGGCGTCGCGCGATCCGCGTAACGCCATCGAGGCCTTCAAGGCCGCAGCCGGCCGGCCGACGGAATCGCCGTTGGCCTACCTGTCGCGCCACCTGCCGGTCATCAAGAAGCTGGGGGCCAACGTGGTCTACCTGCTGCCCCCCTATCCCATGGGCCTCCACGGGCGCAAGGGCATCGGGTCCCCCTACTCCAGCCGCGATTTTTACTCCGTCGAGCCGGAATGCGGCAGCAAGGAAGAACTGGCCGATCTCGTCCGGCGGGCCCATCGCATGCGCCTGAAGGTGATCCTCGACATCACTCCGAACCACACGGCGCGGGATCACGCCTGGATCGCGTCGAACCCCGAGTTCTACGTCAAGGCGCCGAACGGCGAGCCGTTCTACGATTGCGACTGGTCGGACACGGCCAAGCTCGACTACACCGCGCCGGGCCTGCGCCGCGAGATGATCGAGGTCTACCATCACTGGTTGAGCTTCCTGGGCCCGGACGCCGACGGCCAGCCGGACGGCGTGGACGGGTTCCGCCTCGACATGGCGCATTTCATCAACGACAAGAGCTTCTGGAACGAGGCCATGCCCGAGCTCAAGGCGCGCCACCCGTCCCGCCAACTGCTCTTCCTCGCGGAGTGCTACGGCACCCAGAACAACATGGATCTCTTCGCGCGCGGCATCAACGCGGCGTACGACGACGATTTCTACAAGACCTTCTCGTACCTGTACGGCGTGGACGAGGAAGGGCGCTCGGTGATCTGCCCCTCCCCCGACGCGGAGACCAATGGCGATTTTCTCGACAAGTGGGAGGCCTTCAAAGCGCGCGGCATCGCGGGCGCCGTAGAAACCGCACTGCTGAACTACGAAAGCCTCCTGCCGCCCGATGAAGACAGCCCGCGCCTGGCCCGCTATACGGATAACCATGACGAGGGCCGAGGCCTGTACCGCGCGGGCCCGGGCGCCGTGCGCGCGATGATGCAGGTGGCCTTCCTGTCCGGCCATAGCCTGCCGTTCATCCTGACCGGGCAGGAATTCGGCGCGCTCAATCGGCCCTCGATCCACTCGCGCATCGGGCTCTGCGACAAGGGCCGCCGCGTGCGGACGCCGCGGGGCACGCGCGTCGAGGCCGGCCTGGAGTGGGAAGGCAACATCTTCGCTCGTACTCCCGAAGAACGCTCGGAATGGTTCCGTTTCTACCGGGACCTGATCCAACTGCGCCTGAAGAACCGGGAACTGCTGCGCGGCCGGTTCCAACTGCTCGACGCCGGGGAGGATGTTCCGCCGGCCGAACGCACCGTGATCGCGTTCGAGCGGCACCTGCGGCGCTCGGCCCTGCGCTGCGCCGTCAATCTCGGGCCGGAGCCCCGCGCGCTGCCGCCGTTCTGCGCGCCATCGGGCGAAACGGTCCTATACGGCCAAATGGTCGACGGCACCTTGCCTCCGTTCAGCGCGATCGTTGTTCGCGCCGGATGA